The following are encoded in a window of Halorarum salinum genomic DNA:
- the thiD gene encoding bifunctional hydroxymethylpyrimidine kinase/phosphomethylpyrimidine kinase: MARNPAPDARPVALTIAGSDSGGGAGIQADLKTMEAGGAFGTSAVTAVTAQNTRGVESSHVLPVAEIEAQIDAVLSDFDVRAVKTGMLATEPIVASVADVAADLDAPLVVDPVMVAATGDRLLDPDAEDEYETLLAHATLATPNADEAEVLTGVDVEDRASAVEAGEALLETGVDAALVKGGHVPGDRVRDVLVAPEGVETFEHPRVDTDATHGSGCTLASAIATRLAHGDPLVDAVAEGVSFLERAVRYHLDVGEGPGSVHHLVALRDRAARQPTGEAVEEVVRRFVEADVSPLVPEVGMNVVAATPYAEDPGETAAVEGRITRTLSGVKPNRGVRFGASSHVARFLLSAREFDPSLRFAVNCRFDDRVERALGALDGPAVELDRTEEPDPDVEGSTMGWLARRAVGRADGTPAAVYDRGDVGKEAVTRVLAPDAGTAVDRVLALAGALPDE, translated from the coding sequence ATGGCGCGGAACCCAGCACCCGACGCGCGGCCGGTCGCGCTCACGATCGCCGGCAGCGACTCCGGCGGCGGCGCCGGCATCCAGGCGGACCTCAAGACGATGGAGGCGGGCGGCGCGTTCGGCACGAGCGCCGTCACGGCCGTCACGGCCCAGAACACGCGCGGCGTCGAGTCCTCGCACGTCCTCCCCGTCGCGGAGATCGAGGCGCAGATCGACGCCGTGTTGTCCGACTTCGACGTCCGCGCCGTGAAGACGGGGATGCTCGCGACCGAGCCCATCGTCGCGTCGGTCGCCGACGTCGCCGCCGACCTCGACGCGCCGCTGGTCGTCGATCCCGTGATGGTCGCGGCCACCGGCGACCGGCTGCTCGACCCCGACGCCGAGGACGAGTACGAGACGCTGCTCGCGCACGCGACGCTCGCGACGCCCAACGCCGACGAGGCCGAGGTGCTGACGGGGGTCGACGTCGAGGACCGCGCGAGCGCGGTCGAGGCCGGGGAGGCGCTGCTCGAAACCGGGGTGGACGCGGCGCTGGTCAAGGGGGGACACGTCCCCGGCGACCGCGTCCGGGACGTGCTCGTCGCGCCCGAGGGCGTCGAGACGTTCGAGCACCCCCGCGTCGACACCGACGCGACCCACGGCTCCGGCTGTACGCTCGCGAGCGCGATCGCGACCCGCCTCGCGCACGGCGACCCGCTCGTCGACGCCGTCGCCGAGGGCGTCTCGTTCCTGGAACGGGCCGTCCGCTACCACCTCGACGTGGGGGAGGGGCCGGGGTCGGTCCACCACCTGGTCGCGCTGCGCGACCGGGCGGCCCGCCAGCCCACGGGGGAGGCGGTCGAGGAGGTAGTCCGGCGGTTCGTCGAGGCCGACGTCTCGCCGCTCGTGCCCGAGGTGGGGATGAACGTCGTCGCGGCGACGCCCTACGCCGAGGACCCCGGGGAGACCGCCGCAGTCGAGGGGCGGATCACCCGGACCCTGTCAGGGGTCAAGCCCAACCGCGGCGTCAGGTTCGGGGCGTCGAGCCACGTCGCGCGCTTCCTGCTCTCGGCCCGGGAGTTCGACCCGTCGCTCCGGTTCGCCGTCAACTGCCGGTTCGACGACCGTGTCGAGCGGGCGCTCGGCGCGCTCGACGGCCCCGCGGTCGAACTCGACCGGACGGAGGAACCCGACCCGGACGTGGAGGGGAGCACCATGGGGTGGCTCGCGCGCCGGGCGGTCGGGCGCGCCGACGGGACGCCGGCCGCCGTCTACGACCGCGGCGACGTCGGCAAGGAGGCCGTCACGCGGGTCCTCGCGCCCGACGCGGGGACGGCCGTCGACCGGGTGCTCGCGCTCGCCGGCGCCCTCCCGGACGAGTGA
- the thsA gene encoding thermosome subunit alpha — protein sequence MRPTTGRGRKTSRFRPRGVRRRGATRGVSFCRIRTKVHDSWQTMSRTEQGWFHRISSDDGHRTEGRDALGTNIAAGKALAEVIRTTLGPRGMDKMLVGASGTVIVTNDGARILEKMDIDHPVARLIVDVATEQKDRVNDGTTTTAMLTGELLGRAEVLLDRGVHQTSIIDGYRDAASRATEAMTDLVVEVDVDDRTRLVDVGRTAVTGKWDERTADALSGLAVDAVLAVADDGAAVHDNVVLQTVIGGSPGDSEFVEGVVIDMERSSTSLETFDARLPTRIEDARIAFVDDEMTVETSDAVSHLTFESPEGRRALLEHEDAVYADAVEHLSRVGADVVFCQKSIDDGLRSLLAREGVLALERTRQDEMHKLARSTGGALVMSTGELVEADVGRAGLVERRTVAGADLTVVSECPRSRQYSLVLRGGSEHVVEETKRVVESCIDVVALAVEERRLLAGGGATEVELARVLREHADSVEGREQLAIEAFADALESVPRTLAESAGLDPIDALVELHRRHHLGESGAGIDAVEGEVGEMASGGVLEPFLVKQRALAGAEEAARTILRVDDVVAAAPDADEGGHDHDHGGPGALQSTEGYPWTLGHSS from the coding sequence ATGCGCCCGACTACCGGCCGTGGGCGTAAAACCTCTCGTTTCCGTCCGCGCGGCGTGCGACGACGCGGTGCCACGCGAGGTGTATCTTTTTGTAGAATTCGAACGAAGGTACATGATAGTTGGCAAACCATGTCCCGAACCGAGCAAGGATGGTTTCATCGGATCTCGAGCGATGACGGTCACCGAACGGAAGGGCGTGACGCTCTGGGGACGAACATCGCGGCGGGGAAGGCGCTCGCCGAGGTAATCCGGACGACGCTGGGTCCCAGAGGAATGGACAAGATGCTCGTGGGCGCGTCGGGAACGGTGATCGTCACCAACGACGGGGCTCGGATCCTGGAGAAAATGGACATCGACCATCCGGTCGCCCGGTTGATCGTCGACGTCGCGACCGAGCAGAAGGACCGGGTGAACGACGGAACGACCACCACCGCGATGTTGACGGGGGAACTCCTCGGGAGGGCCGAGGTACTCCTCGACCGGGGCGTACATCAGACCAGCATCATCGACGGCTACCGGGATGCCGCGTCGAGGGCGACCGAGGCGATGACGGACCTCGTCGTCGAGGTGGACGTCGACGACCGCACCCGACTCGTGGACGTCGGTCGGACGGCGGTCACGGGCAAGTGGGACGAGCGCACCGCCGACGCCCTTTCGGGGCTCGCCGTCGATGCCGTGCTCGCCGTCGCCGACGACGGGGCCGCCGTTCACGACAACGTCGTCCTCCAGACGGTGATCGGCGGGTCGCCGGGGGACTCGGAGTTCGTCGAGGGCGTCGTCATCGACATGGAGCGCTCGTCGACGTCGCTCGAGACGTTCGACGCCCGCCTCCCGACGCGCATCGAGGACGCCCGGATCGCGTTCGTCGACGACGAGATGACCGTCGAGACGTCCGACGCCGTCTCCCACCTCACGTTCGAGTCACCGGAGGGACGACGGGCGTTGCTCGAACACGAGGACGCGGTCTACGCCGATGCGGTCGAGCACCTGTCGCGGGTCGGTGCCGACGTGGTGTTCTGCCAGAAGTCGATCGACGACGGGCTGCGTAGCCTCCTCGCGCGCGAGGGCGTCCTCGCGTTGGAGCGGACCCGCCAGGACGAGATGCACAAACTGGCCCGCTCGACCGGCGGAGCGCTCGTCATGTCGACCGGCGAACTCGTCGAGGCAGACGTCGGCCGCGCGGGCCTCGTCGAACGGCGGACGGTCGCCGGGGCCGACCTGACCGTCGTGAGCGAGTGCCCCCGCTCGAGGCAGTACTCGCTCGTCCTCCGGGGCGGCTCGGAGCACGTCGTCGAGGAGACGAAACGCGTCGTGGAGAGCTGTATCGACGTGGTCGCGCTGGCCGTCGAGGAGCGACGCCTCCTCGCCGGCGGCGGCGCGACCGAGGTCGAACTCGCCCGCGTGCTGCGCGAGCACGCCGACTCCGTCGAGGGGCGCGAACAGCTCGCGATCGAGGCGTTCGCCGACGCGCTCGAGAGCGTCCCGCGGACGCTCGCCGAGAGCGCCGGGCTGGACCCGATCGACGCGCTCGTGGAACTACATCGACGTCACCACCTGGGCGAGTCCGGCGCGGGGATAGACGCCGTCGAGGGGGAGGTCGGGGAGATGGCCTCGGGCGGCGTCCTCGAACCGTTCCTCGTCAAGCAACGGGCGCTCGCGGGGGCCGAGGAGGCCGCGAGAACGATCCTCCGCGTCGACGACGTCGTCGCCGCCGCCCCCGACGCCGACGAGGGCGGCCACGACCACGACCACGGGGGCCCAGGGGCCCTCCAGAGCACCGAAGGCTACCCGTGGACGCTCGGGCACTCGTCGTAA
- a CDS encoding sodium:solute symporter family transporter codes for MVSGGIALGLTAATLAALTAAGLWHSRGRIGSVEDFIVARDSAGRGPTTATLVASVMGVWILLAPAEAGAAFGGVAAVAGYAVGEAIPMLAYARLGPRIRELIPEGHSLTEYALARYGPAMYAFVLLVSLFYMFVFLAAELTGITSALQLIAGVPRWQTAALVGGFVLIYTAYGGLRASIFTDTVQAVLIVPLLVASAVGALVALGGTGAVAERVVAADPSLLDPTFLTGLRFGFWVAIAVLGAELVNQTWWQRIYAARNAETLRAGFRTAAVTNFLIVLLAGLFGVAARGFVDVVVDPASDSYNASIAFFVLLNEAFPEWLVLVVVVLALLLVVSTADTLFNAMASIVTADLPRLVEGTTDRTLTLAARALTVVVALAAVYVSLRARSVLRLFLLADLLGVAVMVPLLSGLYSRRPTGPGVLCASLVGLVVGLAYFPSPLVRSALAGLPVVGPALPAPDYLPAFVGAAAASTLLTVVAARLSSARFDLDRLSREIRRLDEPATDGGEDVTDR; via the coding sequence ATGGTGAGCGGCGGGATCGCGCTCGGACTGACGGCGGCCACGCTCGCGGCCCTCACGGCGGCCGGGTTGTGGCACTCGCGGGGGCGGATCGGCTCGGTCGAGGACTTCATCGTCGCCCGCGACTCGGCGGGCCGGGGCCCGACGACGGCCACGCTCGTCGCGTCCGTGATGGGCGTCTGGATCCTGCTCGCGCCCGCCGAGGCGGGCGCGGCGTTCGGCGGCGTCGCCGCGGTGGCGGGGTACGCCGTCGGCGAGGCGATCCCGATGCTGGCGTACGCGCGGCTCGGCCCGCGCATCCGGGAGTTGATCCCCGAAGGGCACTCGCTGACCGAGTACGCGCTCGCCCGGTACGGGCCGGCGATGTACGCGTTCGTCCTGCTGGTGAGTCTCTTCTACATGTTCGTCTTCCTCGCGGCGGAGCTGACGGGGATCACGAGCGCGCTCCAGTTGATCGCCGGCGTGCCGCGGTGGCAGACCGCCGCGCTCGTCGGCGGGTTCGTACTGATCTACACCGCCTACGGCGGACTGCGGGCGAGCATCTTCACCGACACCGTCCAGGCGGTGCTGATCGTCCCGCTGCTCGTCGCGAGCGCGGTCGGCGCGCTGGTCGCGCTCGGGGGGACCGGCGCCGTGGCCGAACGGGTGGTCGCGGCCGACCCGTCGCTGCTCGATCCCACGTTCCTCACCGGCCTCCGTTTCGGGTTCTGGGTCGCGATCGCCGTCCTCGGCGCGGAGCTGGTCAACCAGACGTGGTGGCAGCGGATCTACGCCGCCCGGAACGCGGAGACGCTCCGGGCGGGGTTCCGGACCGCCGCCGTCACCAACTTCCTGATCGTCCTGCTCGCGGGGCTGTTCGGCGTCGCCGCCCGCGGCTTCGTCGACGTCGTCGTCGACCCCGCGAGCGACTCGTACAACGCCAGCATCGCCTTCTTCGTGCTGTTGAACGAGGCGTTCCCCGAGTGGCTCGTCCTCGTCGTGGTCGTGCTCGCGCTCCTGCTCGTGGTGAGCACCGCGGACACGCTGTTCAACGCGATGGCCAGCATCGTCACCGCGGACCTCCCGCGGCTGGTCGAGGGGACGACCGACCGGACGCTCACGTTGGCAGCCCGGGCGCTCACCGTCGTCGTCGCGCTCGCGGCCGTCTACGTGAGCCTCCGCGCCCGGAGCGTGCTGCGGCTGTTCCTGCTCGCGGACCTGCTTGGAGTCGCCGTGATGGTACCCCTGCTCTCCGGGCTCTACTCCAGGCGGCCGACCGGGCCGGGGGTGCTCTGTGCGAGCCTCGTCGGGCTCGTCGTCGGCCTCGCGTACTTCCCGAGCCCGCTCGTCCGGTCGGCGCTCGCGGGCCTCCCCGTCGTCGGGCCGGCGCTTCCGGCCCCCGACTACCTCCCGGCGTTCGTCGGCGCGGCGGCCGCCTCGACCCTGCTCACCGTCGTCGCCGCGCGGCTCTCGAGCGCGCGGTTCGACCTCGACCGCCTGTCGCGCGAGATCCGTCGGCTGGACGAACCCGCGACGGACGGCGGCGAGGACGTGACCGACCGGTGA
- a CDS encoding carboxymuconolactone decarboxylase family protein, whose translation MASRLDIVTPGESDDEAVNELLREAEEGWYEDAAFFGAMAHQPRLFKRIASTLEAFPASDSLDPALLELMRLRVAVVHRCAYCATVRTRGVRDDVAPREDAVLGEDVGTDALTRREELAVRVADLLSRDPHRLSDEFFEDLQGEFTDRELVELLLFASLEVGLDRFTVALRLDTAEGSPYPTPLTYPFDP comes from the coding sequence ATGGCATCCAGACTTGACATCGTCACCCCCGGCGAATCCGACGACGAGGCGGTGAACGAACTCCTGCGGGAAGCGGAGGAGGGGTGGTACGAGGACGCGGCGTTCTTCGGAGCCATGGCACATCAGCCCCGGCTGTTCAAGCGGATCGCGTCGACGCTCGAGGCCTTCCCCGCGAGCGACTCGCTCGACCCGGCGTTGCTCGAGTTGATGCGACTCCGCGTGGCTGTCGTCCACCGGTGTGCCTACTGTGCGACGGTGCGAACCCGGGGTGTTCGCGACGACGTGGCGCCCCGGGAGGACGCAGTCCTGGGCGAGGACGTCGGGACCGACGCGCTCACGCGGCGCGAGGAACTCGCGGTTCGGGTCGCCGACCTGCTCTCGCGGGACCCCCACCGACTGTCCGACGAGTTCTTCGAGGACCTCCAGGGGGAGTTCACCGACCGGGAACTCGTCGAACTGTTGCTGTTCGCGAGCCTGGAGGTCGGACTCGATCGCTTCACGGTCGCGCTGCGACTCGACACCGCCGAGGGGAGCCCCTACCCGACCCCCCTCACGTACCCGTTCGACCCATGA
- a CDS encoding fluoride efflux transporter FluC, whose translation MAQSHPLVRLETLALIAIGGFVGATLRHLLALVFPGLAGTFLANSLGSFLLGFILYEAIYTELLSEKTHLVAATGLLSSFTTYSTFALQTMQAALPFGVLNVVASYAFGFGGVLLGAELAAQLEVE comes from the coding sequence ATGGCCCAGTCGCACCCGCTCGTTCGTCTGGAAACGCTCGCGTTGATCGCGATCGGGGGGTTCGTGGGTGCGACCCTGCGGCACCTTCTCGCGCTCGTGTTCCCCGGACTCGCCGGCACGTTCCTCGCGAACTCGCTCGGGAGCTTCCTGCTCGGCTTCATCCTCTACGAGGCGATCTACACGGAACTGCTGTCGGAGAAGACGCACCTCGTCGCGGCGACCGGGCTCCTGTCGTCGTTCACCACGTACAGCACGTTCGCGCTCCAGACCATGCAGGCGGCGCTCCCGTTCGGCGTACTCAACGTGGTCGCCAGCTACGCGTTCGGCTTCGGCGGCGTGCTGCTGGGCGCGGAACTCGCGGCGCAACTGGAGGTGGAGTGA
- the fmdA gene encoding formamidase, protein MPETVFEVDVDAPIDEQPDPIVNRWHPDVPPAASVEPGEKFRVECLDWTGNQVVNDDSANDIRDMRLDPNHHLSGPIEVQGAEPGDVLVVDILDLGPFPDNEWGFTGIFELENGGGFLTDHFPNARKAIWDTDGVLTSSRHIPDVRFPGCVHPGIVGTAPSHELLEQWNEREQALIDAGPDSPQGVNHETGEDQPPLALPPEPNEVILGDMPEEDVEEAAEEAARTIPPRENAGNCDIKNLGRGSRNYLPVFVEGANFITGDLHFSQGDGEITFCGAIEIAGWIDLKVDLIKGGMERFGIDHAMFKPGYQDPDFASYLVFEGYSVDEDGTQFYKNSTVGMRRACLDAIDYLKNFGYTGEQAYTILSTVPVESRIAGIVDLPNSCVTVSVPTEVFDFDPAPEGLEDPHTVSEGDLAQPS, encoded by the coding sequence ATGCCAGAGACCGTATTCGAGGTTGACGTCGACGCCCCCATCGACGAGCAACCGGACCCGATCGTGAACCGATGGCACCCCGACGTTCCCCCTGCCGCGTCCGTCGAACCCGGCGAGAAGTTCCGCGTCGAGTGTCTCGACTGGACGGGGAACCAGGTCGTGAACGACGACAGCGCGAACGACATTCGGGACATGCGTCTCGACCCGAACCACCACCTGAGCGGACCGATCGAGGTCCAGGGCGCCGAACCCGGTGACGTGCTGGTCGTCGACATCCTCGACCTCGGCCCGTTCCCGGACAACGAGTGGGGTTTCACCGGCATCTTCGAGCTGGAGAACGGCGGCGGGTTCCTGACCGACCACTTCCCCAACGCCCGGAAGGCGATCTGGGACACCGACGGCGTCCTCACGTCGTCCCGGCACATCCCGGACGTCCGGTTCCCGGGCTGTGTCCACCCCGGCATCGTGGGGACGGCGCCGTCCCACGAACTGCTCGAGCAGTGGAACGAGCGCGAGCAGGCGCTCATCGACGCGGGGCCGGACTCGCCACAGGGAGTCAACCACGAGACCGGCGAGGACCAGCCGCCCCTCGCGCTCCCGCCGGAGCCGAACGAGGTCATTCTGGGCGACATGCCCGAGGAGGACGTGGAGGAGGCCGCAGAGGAGGCAGCACGCACCATTCCCCCGCGCGAGAACGCCGGCAACTGCGACATCAAGAACCTGGGCCGGGGGTCGCGCAACTACCTCCCGGTGTTCGTGGAGGGTGCCAACTTCATCACGGGCGACCTCCACTTCTCGCAGGGCGACGGCGAGATCACCTTCTGTGGTGCCATCGAGATCGCCGGGTGGATCGACCTCAAGGTCGATCTCATCAAGGGTGGGATGGAGCGGTTCGGGATCGACCACGCCATGTTCAAGCCCGGGTACCAGGACCCCGACTTCGCGAGCTACCTCGTCTTCGAGGGCTACTCGGTCGACGAGGACGGGACCCAGTTCTACAAGAACTCCACCGTCGGGATGCGTCGGGCCTGCCTCGACGCGATCGACTACCTGAAGAACTTCGGGTACACCGGCGAGCAGGCGTACACCATCCTGAGCACGGTGCCGGTCGAGAGCCGGATCGCAGGGATCGTCGACCTCCCCAACTCCTGTGTGACCGTCTCCGTGCCGACCGAGGTGTTCGACTTCGATCCGGCGCCGGAGGGACTCGAGGACCCGCACACCGTCTCGGAGGGCGACCTCGCGCAGCCGTCGTAG
- a CDS encoding universal stress protein, translating to MTSHILVPLEDADLATEALEYALSTFPDADITALHVVHPFEADVDPEVGFSGPWDGDWFETATEEAEALLERARHLADERGVALSTAVELGRPARTILDYVEEHDVDHVVVGSHGRSGVSRVLLGSVAETVVRRSPVPVTVVR from the coding sequence GTGACGTCCCACATCCTCGTTCCGCTGGAGGACGCGGACCTCGCGACCGAAGCGCTGGAGTACGCGCTGTCGACGTTCCCGGACGCTGACATCACCGCCCTACACGTCGTCCACCCCTTCGAAGCGGACGTCGACCCCGAAGTCGGGTTCAGCGGCCCGTGGGACGGGGACTGGTTCGAGACCGCCACCGAGGAGGCCGAGGCGCTGCTCGAGCGTGCGCGGCACCTCGCCGACGAACGGGGCGTGGCGCTCTCGACGGCCGTCGAGCTCGGCCGTCCGGCCCGAACCATCCTCGACTACGTGGAGGAGCACGACGTCGATCACGTCGTCGTGGGGAGCCACGGGCGCTCCGGCGTCTCGCGCGTGCTCCTCGGGAGCGTCGCGGAGACTGTCGTCCGCCGTTCGCCCGTACCCGTCACGGTCGTGCGGTGA
- a CDS encoding TenA family protein has product MTADTFDRYAADRADARFTDWLRERSEPDWTEAVEHGFVAELADGTVDDAVFRRYLVQDYAFVGALVGAFGHAVGQAPTMDAKGSLTEFLGTLTDEENDYFERSFDALGVPDDERADPERADVTEAFEDLLVRAALQGDYEETLAVLVPAEWIYLSWASGTGGTPDEFYLSEWIGLHQDPAFEAFVDWLRGELDRYGPALDERRRRRVERLFRRTVALEVQFFDAAYE; this is encoded by the coding sequence GTGACGGCCGACACGTTCGACCGATACGCCGCCGACCGGGCGGACGCACGCTTCACGGACTGGCTGCGGGAGCGCTCGGAACCCGACTGGACCGAGGCCGTCGAGCACGGGTTCGTGGCGGAACTCGCCGACGGCACGGTCGACGACGCGGTCTTCCGGCGCTACCTCGTGCAGGACTACGCCTTCGTCGGGGCGCTCGTCGGCGCGTTCGGCCACGCGGTCGGACAGGCGCCGACCATGGACGCGAAGGGTTCGTTGACGGAGTTCCTCGGGACGCTGACCGACGAGGAGAACGACTACTTCGAGCGGTCGTTCGACGCGCTGGGCGTGCCCGACGACGAGCGAGCGGATCCGGAGCGGGCCGACGTCACGGAGGCGTTCGAGGACCTGCTGGTCCGGGCCGCGCTCCAGGGCGACTACGAGGAGACACTCGCGGTGCTCGTGCCGGCCGAGTGGATCTACCTGTCGTGGGCCTCCGGAACAGGGGGGACGCCCGACGAGTTCTACCTGTCCGAGTGGATCGGGCTCCACCAGGACCCCGCGTTCGAGGCGTTCGTCGACTGGCTGCGGGGCGAACTCGACCGGTACGGTCCCGCGCTCGACGAGCGACGCCGGCGCCGCGTCGAGCGGCTGTTCCGGCGGACCGTCGCCCTGGAAGTTCAGTTCTTCGACGCGGCCTACGAGTGA
- a CDS encoding HVO_0476 family zinc finger protein, which yields MSDTEPAERVPADCPGCGDRTPHEVLKPGGHATVRCTECGHTHKIEVERPETAEVDVVVSQEDESYPTTLTANPEETVAIADEFVVETEEAIQQVRVTAVELDGERRVEEAPLGEVGTVWTRVVDNVGVNVTVHPNGGRREETRSLKVYVPGDFEFTVGEVERFGDDEFEIEGVQVRDDSEGYRREKFDHEGDVVFAKDVKRVYARDETSTAWSAW from the coding sequence ATGAGCGACACCGAGCCCGCCGAGCGCGTGCCGGCGGACTGTCCAGGCTGCGGCGACCGGACCCCCCACGAGGTGCTGAAACCGGGAGGCCACGCCACCGTGCGCTGTACGGAGTGTGGCCACACCCACAAGATCGAGGTCGAGCGGCCCGAGACCGCGGAGGTCGACGTCGTCGTCTCCCAGGAGGACGAGTCGTACCCGACGACCCTGACCGCGAACCCCGAGGAGACCGTCGCGATCGCCGACGAGTTCGTCGTCGAGACCGAGGAGGCCATCCAGCAGGTCCGCGTCACCGCCGTCGAACTCGACGGCGAGCGACGGGTCGAGGAGGCACCGCTCGGCGAGGTGGGGACGGTGTGGACCCGCGTCGTCGACAACGTCGGCGTCAACGTCACCGTCCACCCGAACGGCGGCCGCCGCGAGGAGACGCGGAGCCTGAAGGTGTACGTCCCGGGCGACTTCGAGTTCACCGTCGGCGAGGTCGAGCGCTTCGGCGACGACGAGTTCGAGATCGAGGGCGTGCAGGTGCGCGACGACTCGGAGGGCTACCGCCGGGAGAAGTTCGACCACGAGGGCGACGTGGTGTTCGCCAAGGACGTGAAGCGGGTGTACGCCCGCGACGAGACCTCGACGGCCTGGTCCGCCTGGTAG
- a CDS encoding thiamine-phosphate synthase family protein — MSLVLPSEIVVERLLPTVRAMLAARLRERGLTQQEIADHLGVTQAAVSKYVSGRATVEERFRENPRTAATADRIADGLASGSMDGYDALAELLELIREFEDRGPICELHEAEMPALRGLGCDLCVRGVDAEVEEERDALASVREATRILATAPGMAGYVPNVGTNAGTALPDAADPTGVAAVPGRIYAVDGRVEVPANPEFGASRHVATAILAANDADPAVRGAVNVATREDLLAAARGLGVDPLEFDADYDDRGERLRGLFRDRGVPPVVYHRGAFGIEPITYVFGETAAEAAELAANLVAAAEDSA, encoded by the coding sequence ATGTCGCTGGTCCTCCCGAGCGAGATCGTCGTCGAGCGCCTCCTCCCGACGGTGCGGGCGATGCTCGCCGCCCGACTCAGGGAGCGGGGGCTCACCCAGCAGGAGATCGCGGACCACCTCGGAGTGACCCAGGCGGCCGTCAGCAAGTACGTGAGTGGTCGGGCGACCGTCGAGGAGCGGTTCCGCGAGAACCCCCGGACCGCCGCGACGGCCGACCGGATCGCCGACGGGCTGGCGTCCGGTAGCATGGACGGGTACGACGCGCTGGCCGAACTCCTCGAACTGATCCGCGAGTTCGAGGACCGGGGGCCGATCTGCGAACTCCACGAGGCGGAGATGCCGGCGCTGCGCGGTCTGGGCTGTGACCTCTGCGTGCGCGGCGTCGACGCGGAGGTCGAGGAGGAGCGCGACGCGCTGGCCAGCGTCCGGGAGGCGACGCGGATCCTCGCGACCGCGCCGGGGATGGCCGGCTACGTGCCGAACGTCGGGACGAACGCGGGGACGGCGCTCCCGGACGCGGCCGACCCGACCGGCGTCGCGGCGGTCCCGGGGCGGATCTACGCCGTCGACGGGCGCGTCGAGGTGCCCGCGAACCCGGAGTTCGGGGCGTCCCGGCACGTGGCGACGGCGATCCTCGCCGCGAACGACGCCGACCCGGCCGTTCGGGGGGCGGTGAACGTCGCCACGCGCGAGGACCTGCTCGCGGCCGCCCGGGGGCTGGGCGTCGACCCGCTCGAGTTCGACGCCGACTACGACGACCGCGGCGAGCGGCTGCGGGGGCTGTTCCGCGACCGCGGCGTCCCGCCCGTGGTCTACCACCGCGGCGCCTTCGGCATCGAACCGATCACGTACGTGTTCGGCGAGACGGCGGCCGAGGCCGCGGAACTCGCCGCCAACCTCGTCGCGGCGGCCGAGGACTCGGCGTAG
- the tenA gene encoding thiaminase II, with protein sequence MTFTDDIGGEADEVWTAILEHPMVSRLGEGTLDEEPFRYWVRQDYVYLKEYARLFALGAANAPTLEHMRTFADLLDSTVDVEMDLHRSYAAEFGIDEAELEATTPSPTTRAYTDFLVRTAALGTFGDLVAALLPCMWGFNETGKRLAAAGAPDDERYAEWIETYSGEEFTELTGWCKGLMDEVAADATGSDRERYRELFLTSARYEYRFWDAAWRQEGWEL encoded by the coding sequence GTGACCTTCACGGACGACATCGGCGGGGAGGCCGACGAGGTCTGGACGGCCATCCTCGAGCATCCGATGGTGAGCCGACTCGGCGAGGGGACGCTCGACGAGGAGCCGTTCCGGTACTGGGTGCGCCAGGACTACGTGTACCTGAAAGAGTACGCCAGGCTGTTCGCGCTGGGCGCCGCGAACGCGCCCACGCTCGAGCACATGAGGACGTTCGCGGACCTCCTCGACTCGACGGTCGACGTCGAGATGGACCTCCACCGCTCGTACGCGGCCGAGTTCGGCATCGACGAGGCTGAGCTCGAGGCCACGACCCCCTCGCCCACGACGCGCGCGTACACCGACTTCCTGGTGCGCACCGCGGCGCTCGGGACGTTCGGCGACCTCGTGGCCGCGCTCCTGCCCTGCATGTGGGGGTTCAACGAGACCGGAAAGCGCCTCGCCGCGGCGGGCGCGCCGGACGACGAGCGGTACGCGGAGTGGATCGAGACGTACTCGGGCGAGGAGTTCACGGAGCTCACGGGGTGGTGCAAGGGGCTGATGGACGAGGTCGCCGCCGACGCGACCGGGAGCGACCGCGAGCGCTACCGCGAACTGTTCCTGACGTCGGCGCGCTACGAGTACCGGTTCTGGGACGCCGCGTGGCGGCAGGAGGGGTGGGAGCTGTGA